One genomic segment of Aliarcobacter cibarius includes these proteins:
- a CDS encoding 6-carboxytetrahydropterin synthase has protein sequence MWEISKEFDFCYGHRVWSQSLNIEFSLDGCLMCRHLHGHQGKVIVYLKSDKVKDGMVTDFKHLNWFKKFLDDILDHKFIIDINDPLFSTLLPMIDKKDLIDFEEGYKTVNLKGFQNELLELYESYIIVNFVPTSENISEWLLKIVQEKMNKIDVKVSKIEFLETPKSKSTFYARS, from the coding sequence ATGTGGGAAATATCAAAAGAATTTGATTTTTGCTATGGACATAGAGTTTGGTCACAATCTTTAAATATTGAATTTTCATTAGATGGATGTTTAATGTGCAGACATCTTCATGGTCATCAAGGGAAAGTTATTGTATATCTTAAATCAGACAAAGTAAAAGATGGAATGGTAACTGACTTTAAGCACCTAAACTGGTTTAAGAAATTTTTAGATGATATTTTAGATCACAAATTCATAATAGATATAAATGACCCTCTTTTTAGTACACTTCTTCCAATGATTGATAAAAAAGATTTAATAGATTTTGAAGAAGGTTACAAAACTGTAAATTTAAAAGGTTTTCAAAATGAACTTTTAGAACTTTATGAAAGCTATATTATTGTAAATTTTGTACCAACAAGTGAAAATATATCAGAATGGCTTCTAAAAATTGTTCAAGAAAAAATGAATAAAATTGATGTAAAAGTATCAAAAATTGAATTTCTAGAAACACCAAAAAGTAAAAGTACTTTTTATGCTAGAAGTTAA
- a CDS encoding c-type cytochrome, with protein MRELKILAVVVILTLITYWGVEPFAHSQMHPHVSPANFKFEEADKVSAKEKVEKAQKALEEAKKLNNEKTIKGATLTLDEAAKYDTTVNEFWASNQDALKATGNVANGETLVTSNCTACHSIESKGFPQLMDNASAGAAYGVTPPDLGSAGKLYSKEYLIAFIKNPALASKVSHKFVDGRAHPMPSYDWMQPQEIADMVAYLESIAPKEMTNKQVFNDACQRCHGIKYADMKKGSMAAFTSNGDIKAYMGKLPPDLSQYIRSRGANYLETFINDPQKQLEGTAMPRVGLTQESQAQVIKYLEEVGDSKKAQREELGPKFLIYLAIFAIFAFLWKASRWRDVH; from the coding sequence ATGAGAGAATTAAAAATATTAGCAGTAGTAGTAATCCTTACACTTATTACATACTGGGGAGTTGAGCCTTTTGCTCACTCACAAATGCATCCACATGTAAGCCCTGCAAATTTCAAATTTGAAGAAGCAGATAAAGTTAGTGCAAAAGAAAAAGTAGAAAAAGCTCAAAAAGCTTTAGAAGAAGCTAAAAAATTAAATAATGAAAAAACTATAAAAGGTGCAACATTAACATTAGATGAAGCTGCTAAATACGATACAACAGTAAATGAGTTTTGGGCTAGTAATCAAGATGCTCTAAAAGCAACTGGAAATGTAGCAAATGGAGAAACTCTAGTTACATCAAACTGTACAGCATGTCACAGTATTGAATCAAAAGGTTTCCCACAACTTATGGATAATGCAAGTGCAGGAGCTGCTTATGGTGTTACTCCTCCTGATTTAGGAAGTGCTGGTAAACTATACTCAAAAGAGTATTTAATTGCATTTATTAAAAATCCTGCTTTAGCATCTAAAGTTTCTCATAAATTTGTTGATGGTAGAGCTCATCCAATGCCTAGTTATGACTGGATGCAACCGCAAGAAATTGCTGATATGGTTGCTTATTTAGAATCAATTGCTCCAAAAGAAATGACAAATAAACAAGTATTCAATGATGCTTGTCAAAGATGTCACGGAATAAAATATGCTGATATGAAAAAAGGTTCTATGGCTGCATTTACATCTAATGGGGATATAAAAGCTTATATGGGTAAACTACCTCCTGATTTATCTCAATACATCAGAAGTAGAGGAGCAAATTATTTAGAAACATTTATTAATGATCCTCAAAAACAACTTGAAGGTACAGCAATGCCAAGAGTTGGGTTAACTCAAGAGTCTCAAGCACAAGTTATTAAATATCTTGAAGAAGTAGGAGATTCTAAAAAAGCTCAAAGAGAAGAGTTAGGACCTAAATTCCTAATCTATTTAGCGATTTTTGCAATCTTTGCATTCTTATGGAAAGCAAGTAGATGGAGAGATGTTCATTAA
- a CDS encoding 16S rRNA (uracil(1498)-N(3))-methyltransferase, with protein MQYIYDKLAGSLTLEIKDENYNYIIKARRHKLDDYISFRNLQDDFLYVYKIIEINKKNTILELLNKEEKIVENSTKLHIAWCVVDPKTIYENISSLNELGVDRISFVYSDFSQKNFKINFEKLEKILINSSTQCGRSSIIKFDIFKNLNTFFKEFPNSYILDFSNSLIDDKKGDIKTLVIGPEGGFSEKERESFDKNFVVGIKSNIILRSETAIITASSKIIV; from the coding sequence ATGCAATACATATATGATAAGTTAGCAGGTAGTTTAACATTAGAAATAAAAGATGAAAATTATAATTACATAATAAAAGCTAGAAGACATAAGTTAGATGATTATATATCTTTTAGAAATCTTCAAGATGATTTTTTATATGTTTATAAAATCATTGAAATAAATAAGAAAAATACTATTTTAGAGCTTTTAAATAAAGAAGAAAAAATTGTTGAGAATAGTACTAAGTTACATATTGCTTGGTGTGTTGTTGATCCTAAAACAATATATGAAAATATTTCATCATTAAATGAATTAGGTGTAGATAGAATTAGTTTTGTTTATAGTGATTTTTCACAAAAGAATTTTAAAATAAATTTCGAAAAACTTGAAAAAATATTAATAAATTCTTCAACACAATGTGGAAGAAGTAGTATTATTAAATTTGATATTTTTAAGAATTTAAATACCTTTTTTAAAGAATTTCCAAATAGTTATATTTTAGATTTTTCTAATTCTTTAATTGATGATAAAAAGGGTGATATTAAAACTTTAGTTATTGGACCTGAAGGTGGTTTTTCTGAAAAAGAAAGAGAAAGTTTTGATAAAAATTTTGTTGTAGGAATAAAGTCTAATATAATATTAAGATCTGAAACAGCAATTATAACGGCTAGTTCAAAAATTATTGTATAA
- a CDS encoding cytochrome b, whose amino-acid sequence MAKFEKANSVGEWLDQRLNLTTFNKVMMTEYWIPKDINFLWAMGVLLATTFGILIISGLFLMMYYKPDVALAFDSVNYTIMQEVAFGWLFRHMHGVAASVVFLIIYIHMLTGIYYGSYKQGREMIWISGMLLFVTFSAAGFSGYMLPWGQMSYWAAMVITNLFGGVPVIGDALVVWIRGDFNVADATLTRFFMLHVFLLPIAIMGLIGLHFYTLRIPHVNNQNAEELDFDAEAEKYLSGKKKESKVIPFWPVFISKDLAVLGVFLIFYFYLVFFHYNFAMDPVNFDPADSMVTPAHIYPEWYFLWSYEVLRGFFFDIAGIKAFDIGLIAFAFANGIFFVLPWLDRDTKILPAHKRPLFFIWFWILMVDLIVLTVYGKLPPTGTNAWVGFYAAVVFILLFVLLPVISKLDQKRRG is encoded by the coding sequence ATGGCAAAATTCGAAAAAGCTAACTCTGTTGGAGAGTGGTTAGACCAAAGATTAAATCTAACAACTTTCAATAAAGTTATGATGACTGAGTATTGGATTCCAAAAGATATTAACTTCCTATGGGCAATGGGAGTTTTACTAGCTACTACATTTGGTATTTTAATAATTTCTGGATTATTTCTAATGATGTACTACAAACCAGATGTTGCATTAGCATTTGATTCAGTAAACTATACAATTATGCAAGAAGTTGCATTTGGTTGGCTATTTAGACATATGCATGGTGTTGCTGCTTCTGTTGTATTCTTAATCATTTATATTCACATGTTAACTGGAATCTATTATGGTTCTTATAAACAAGGTAGAGAAATGATTTGGATTTCAGGTATGCTACTATTTGTTACATTTAGTGCTGCTGGGTTCTCTGGTTATATGTTACCATGGGGACAAATGTCTTACTGGGCTGCAATGGTTATTACAAACTTATTTGGTGGAGTTCCTGTTATTGGTGATGCTCTAGTTGTTTGGATTAGAGGAGATTTCAACGTTGCTGATGCAACATTAACAAGATTCTTTATGTTACACGTATTCTTATTACCAATAGCTATTATGGGATTAATTGGTTTACACTTCTACACATTAAGAATTCCTCACGTAAATAATCAAAATGCTGAAGAGCTTGATTTTGATGCAGAAGCTGAAAAATATTTAAGTGGTAAGAAAAAAGAGTCAAAAGTTATTCCTTTTTGGCCAGTATTTATCTCTAAAGATTTAGCTGTTCTTGGAGTATTCTTAATATTCTATTTCTATTTAGTGTTCTTCCACTATAACTTTGCAATGGATCCAGTTAACTTTGATCCGGCTGACTCAATGGTAACTCCAGCTCACATTTATCCAGAGTGGTATTTCTTATGGTCGTATGAAGTTTTAAGAGGATTCTTCTTTGATATTGCTGGTATTAAAGCATTTGATATAGGTCTAATTGCGTTTGCATTTGCAAATGGTATTTTCTTTGTTTTACCTTGGTTAGATAGAGATACAAAAATTTTACCTGCACACAAAAGACCTCTATTCTTTATTTGGTTCTGGATTTTAATGGTAGACTTAATTGTATTAACTGTTTATGGAAAACTTCCTCCAACAGGTACAAACGCATGGGTAGGATTCTATGCAGCAGTTGTATTTATTTTACTATTTGTTCTACTTCCAGTTATTTCTAAACTTGATCAAAAAAGAAGAGGATAA
- a CDS encoding Rieske 2Fe-2S domain-containing protein, producing the protein MSNNTNRRDFIGYSFAAVAAVGGAASLYGMKQVWDPLPSVLAGGFTEIDLNSLKAGEPSTFTWRGKPIFVLKKTADMENSKRDLVIGSDRYTVAIGLCTHLGCIPAWKKDQWKCACHGGEFNASGEQVFGPPPRPLDLPPFEVKGNTIVLGNEGPECKQIAEAMKA; encoded by the coding sequence ATGTCTAACAATACAAATAGACGAGATTTTATTGGCTACTCATTTGCTGCAGTTGCTGCAGTTGGAGGAGCCGCATCTTTGTATGGTATGAAGCAAGTATGGGATCCACTTCCTAGCGTATTAGCTGGTGGATTTACGGAAATTGATTTAAACAGCTTAAAAGCAGGTGAACCATCTACATTCACATGGAGAGGTAAACCTATTTTTGTTTTAAAGAAAACTGCCGATATGGAAAACTCTAAAAGAGATTTAGTAATAGGAAGTGATAGATATACTGTTGCTATTGGTCTTTGTACTCACCTTGGTTGTATTCCTGCATGGAAGAAAGATCAATGGAAATGTGCCTGTCACGGTGGAGAATTTAATGCTAGTGGTGAACAAGTTTTCGGACCACCACCAAGACCTTTAGATTTACCTCCATTTGAAGTAAAAGGAAACACTATTGTTCTTGGAAACGAAGGACCAGAGTGTAAACAAATTGCTGAAGCAATGAAAGCATAA
- the queC gene encoding 7-cyano-7-deazaguanine synthase QueC has product MINNFNKKAVVILSGGMDSTLSSYIAKNSGYELIAVHFNYGQRTQERELKAFRDICEKLNVLNKYEIDIPFFTQIGASALTDKTIDVPTSGIEKGIVPITYVPFRNGIFLSIASAIAEKEEASAIYIGVVEEDSSGYPDCSDNFIQDMNKAINEGTKEDTKIRIITPLVHLSKTQIVEESIKLNVPLNLTWSCYKEEIEACGVCDSCRLRLNGFKNANAIDPIKYKEIN; this is encoded by the coding sequence ATGATAAATAATTTTAATAAAAAAGCTGTGGTAATTTTAAGTGGTGGAATGGATTCTACACTAAGTTCATACATAGCAAAAAATAGTGGTTATGAATTAATAGCTGTACATTTTAATTATGGCCAAAGAACTCAAGAAAGAGAGCTAAAAGCTTTTAGAGATATTTGCGAAAAATTGAATGTCTTAAATAAATATGAAATAGATATACCATTTTTTACTCAAATTGGAGCTAGTGCCCTAACAGACAAAACAATAGATGTACCAACGTCAGGTATTGAAAAAGGTATTGTTCCTATCACTTATGTTCCATTTAGAAATGGAATCTTTTTAAGTATTGCTAGTGCAATAGCTGAAAAAGAGGAAGCGTCTGCCATATATATTGGAGTTGTTGAGGAAGATAGCTCAGGTTATCCGGACTGTTCTGATAATTTCATACAAGATATGAATAAAGCAATAAATGAAGGAACAAAAGAAGATACTAAAATAAGAATTATAACTCCTTTAGTTCACTTAAGTAAGACACAAATTGTTGAAGAATCAATAAAATTAAATGTTCCACTAAATCTAACTTGGTCTTGCTACAAAGAAGAGATTGAAGCATGTGGAGTTTGTGATTCTTGTAGATTAAGATTAAATGGATTTAAAAATGCAAATGCAATTGATCCTATAAAATATAAGGAAATTAACTAA